From Streptomyces asiaticus, one genomic window encodes:
- a CDS encoding condensation domain-containing protein, with the protein MHDLDVLPGLLTVWRPAPAGPHSTPWIPDPRPASYLQEAHIREACITDPGPRPPSWLATVFELPGELNAGALERALLGWIDRHESLRSRLLPHGGPGAGPRGGRVSRATLRAGTVAMLRTVVGDFPSGDELSHRIEALFDQETDPLTWPSFVFATVGHTDTESTTLYVGFDHSNVDGYSIFLIAHEIRELYAAALRGRPAELAEVGSFLDFAGSERAGAALVHSEHEAVAGWRDFVATNGGELPGFPAPPGTPASGTGAVGDVTGQGLGHGHAGAQAQAGGCEWLLDAQGAQAFQDACVRKGGNFFSGALACLAIVAHGNTGQQRFRAIAPFHTRTDPQWAQSVGWYVGLAPVGFAVRGTDAFREVMAEAGLALKRAKPLATVPLPRITELLGMPLEPRFMVSYMDIRRTPGAEQWGEWRAFALRSRRIHPHEVFLWIMRSRRGVYLSFRYPDTEGIRTAVPRHIEQTGWLMEQIANEGSEDCRGKESTTC; encoded by the coding sequence ATGCACGACCTTGATGTCCTGCCAGGACTGCTCACCGTCTGGCGACCTGCGCCCGCAGGACCGCACTCGACCCCCTGGATACCGGATCCACGACCGGCGTCGTACCTCCAGGAGGCGCACATCAGGGAAGCATGCATCACCGACCCCGGCCCGCGCCCACCCTCCTGGCTGGCGACCGTCTTCGAACTGCCCGGGGAACTGAACGCCGGGGCGCTGGAGCGGGCACTGCTCGGCTGGATCGACCGGCACGAATCGCTGCGCAGCCGACTGCTCCCCCACGGCGGGCCTGGTGCCGGGCCCAGGGGCGGTCGGGTGAGCCGGGCGACGCTGCGGGCGGGGACGGTTGCCATGCTGCGTACCGTCGTCGGTGACTTTCCGAGCGGCGACGAACTCTCGCACCGTATCGAGGCATTGTTCGACCAGGAGACGGATCCGCTCACCTGGCCGTCGTTCGTCTTCGCCACCGTCGGACATACCGACACCGAATCCACCACGCTCTATGTGGGCTTCGACCACTCCAACGTGGACGGCTACTCCATCTTTCTCATCGCACACGAGATCCGTGAGCTGTACGCGGCAGCGTTGCGGGGCAGGCCTGCGGAACTGGCCGAGGTGGGGAGCTTTCTCGACTTCGCCGGGAGCGAGCGGGCGGGCGCGGCGCTGGTGCACAGCGAGCATGAGGCGGTCGCCGGGTGGCGCGACTTCGTCGCGACGAACGGCGGGGAGTTGCCGGGCTTCCCAGCTCCGCCGGGCACACCGGCGAGCGGCACCGGGGCCGTCGGCGACGTCACCGGTCAGGGCCTGGGCCACGGACACGCCGGGGCCCAGGCACAGGCCGGCGGCTGCGAGTGGCTCCTCGACGCGCAGGGGGCGCAGGCCTTCCAGGACGCCTGCGTCAGGAAGGGCGGGAACTTCTTCTCCGGGGCGCTCGCGTGCCTGGCGATCGTGGCGCACGGGAACACGGGGCAGCAGCGGTTCCGTGCGATCGCACCGTTCCACACCCGGACCGATCCGCAGTGGGCCCAGTCGGTCGGCTGGTACGTCGGACTGGCGCCGGTCGGATTCGCGGTGCGCGGCACCGACGCCTTCCGTGAAGTGATGGCGGAAGCCGGCCTAGCGTTGAAACGCGCGAAACCCCTGGCGACTGTGCCGCTTCCCCGCATCACCGAATTACTCGGGATGCCACTCGAACCACGGTTCATGGTCTCGTACATGGATATACGCAGAACTCCGGGCGCGGAACAGTGGGGCGAATGGCGGGCGTTCGCGCTGCGCAGCCGCCGGATACATCCCCACGAAGTGTTCCTCTGGATCATGCGCTCACGCCGCGGCGTCTACCTGAGTTTCCGATACCCGGATACGGAGGGCATCAGAACCGCCGTTCCACGCCATATCGAACAGACCGGATGGCTCATGGAACAGATTGCCAATGAAGGCAGTGAAGACTGCCGAGGAAAGGAATCCACAACATGCTGA
- a CDS encoding site-specific integrase encodes MRNASAGTRRKYAFAVAVWLGFLDAAGRAWHDANAEDVAGFTFWRMTDEANVRRVAGGTVLDDLVAISAFYRWAGFRFGVSDPVARRQVPGPDPGTSTESFEAGPHLVRSKDVKWLDPAGYARWVDVGLRGLDLRGREIDG; translated from the coding sequence ATGCGCAACGCGAGCGCGGGCACGCGGAGGAAGTACGCCTTCGCGGTAGCCGTCTGGCTGGGATTCCTTGATGCGGCGGGCCGGGCCTGGCACGACGCGAACGCAGAGGACGTCGCCGGGTTCACGTTCTGGCGGATGACCGACGAGGCGAACGTCCGGCGCGTGGCCGGCGGGACGGTGCTGGACGACCTGGTCGCGATCAGCGCGTTCTACCGCTGGGCCGGGTTCCGGTTCGGAGTGAGTGATCCGGTGGCCCGACGGCAGGTTCCCGGCCCTGACCCGGGCACGAGCACGGAGTCGTTCGAGGCCGGCCCGCACCTCGTGCGCAGCAAGGACGTGAAGTGGCTGGACCCGGCCGGTTACGCCCGCTGGGTCGACGTCGGGCTGCGCGGACTGGACCTGCGCGGTCGGGAGATCGACGGGTGA
- a CDS encoding universal stress protein, with amino-acid sequence MLRPVVVGLDGSPESFTAANWAAREAQRRGLPLHLVHAWLWQAGDLPAADSEDTVRHWARRILRDAEKELSGRHPDLPLTTEQMPTTAVTALLERAESAEMLVVGSRGLSALTGFLLGSVGQQVLARATCPVVMVRANEQSAAERPGDEVVVALQNLTEAPGPLLDFAFAAACARGATLRVVHVRKLPPSDYGYGLATGPVGYLNGDLEAQVNRELEKALEPWREKYRRVTVERTIDLAFVAGAVLRATAQAGLLVVGRRTHRPALGAHIGPVTHAVLHHSPVPVAVVPHG; translated from the coding sequence ATGCTTCGCCCTGTCGTCGTCGGGCTCGACGGCTCCCCCGAGAGCTTCACCGCGGCCAACTGGGCGGCCCGCGAGGCCCAGCGCCGCGGGCTGCCACTGCACCTGGTGCACGCCTGGCTCTGGCAGGCCGGCGATCTGCCCGCCGCGGACAGCGAGGACACCGTGCGGCACTGGGCACGGCGCATCCTGCGCGACGCCGAGAAAGAACTGAGCGGCCGCCACCCCGACCTTCCGCTCACCACCGAGCAGATGCCCACCACGGCCGTCACAGCGTTGCTGGAGCGGGCGGAGAGCGCCGAGATGCTGGTGGTCGGCTCGCGCGGGCTCAGCGCCCTCACCGGCTTCCTGCTCGGCTCCGTCGGCCAGCAGGTCCTCGCCCGTGCGACGTGCCCGGTGGTGATGGTGCGGGCGAACGAACAGTCCGCCGCCGAGCGGCCGGGCGACGAGGTCGTCGTCGCGCTCCAGAACCTGACGGAGGCCCCCGGGCCGCTGCTGGACTTCGCGTTCGCCGCGGCGTGCGCGCGCGGGGCGACGTTGCGGGTCGTGCACGTCCGCAAGCTGCCCCCTTCCGACTACGGGTACGGCCTCGCCACGGGGCCCGTCGGCTACTTGAACGGTGATCTGGAGGCCCAGGTGAACCGGGAACTGGAAAAGGCCCTGGAACCGTGGCGGGAGAAGTACCGGCGGGTGACGGTGGAACGCACGATCGATCTCGCGTTCGTGGCCGGGGCCGTGCTGCGGGCCACCGCCCAGGCCGGGCTGCTGGTGGTCGGCCGGCGGACACACCGTCCCGCCCTGGGGGCACACATCGGCCCGGTCACGCACGCGGTGCTGCACCACTCCCCCGTTCCCGTGGCCGTCGTACCGCACGGCTGA
- a CDS encoding universal stress protein, producing MGPVGRAQGTWGPSLRPIPVERVEARPGRRSAPCPVPDARRRVRRGCPPGATLRVIHGWSPSPASGYPVPSGTGQPAQVASEPADVLRPWRAKFPGVEVSEQAVVGSPAGHLVDASAHAALVVVGRFTHGPRPGPRIGPVTHSVPHHSTAPVAMTAHS from the coding sequence ATGGGGCCGGTCGGCCGCGCTCAGGGGACCTGGGGCCCATCCCTCCGCCCCATCCCCGTCGAGAGAGTGGAAGCGCGCCCCGGAAGGAGGTCCGCACCATGCCCCGTACCCGATGCTCGAAGGCGCGTTCGACGCGGCTGCCCGCCGGGGGCGACACTGCGTGTCATCCACGGATGGAGCCCGTCCCCCGCCTCCGGCTACCCGGTCCCCTCAGGCACCGGACAGCCGGCTCAGGTCGCGAGTGAGCCGGCTGACGTGCTCCGCCCGTGGCGGGCGAAATTTCCCGGCGTAGAGGTGAGCGAGCAGGCCGTGGTCGGCAGCCCCGCAGGGCACCTGGTGGACGCATCGGCCCACGCCGCCCTGGTGGTCGTCGGCCGCTTCACCCACGGCCCGCGGCCCGGCCCGCGCATCGGTCCGGTCACCCACTCCGTACCGCACCACTCCACCGCGCCGGTGGCGATGACCGCGCACAGCTGA